ATAAGAGCAAGGAATAGGGCCGATATTATAAAGAAGGATAGCCCCATTATCTCTACTTTTGAATTTACGTGTGATATAGAAAGGACTGAAAAAGAAAATACAAGGAGAGCAGTAACCATTAATCCTCCATTGTAAATGAACGGATATGTTGGAGCAGGATGTCCGTTTGAGATGAAGTTTCCTCCACCCAAATCACTGAGTGCATTTACATTTATCCTAAACCACGGGTTAAAATGTATAGATATAGCAATGGTTAACCATGCACATATGATAGCTGCTATTCCTGTGAAAAATATTAAATTGTAAAAATCCCGCTGCATCAAAAATAATATATAAATTAACGTTAAGAACTTTTTCTAAGAAAAGATTTTTAATCGCAAAAAAATTGTCTAATATTGGAAAGAAAAGGTACATCTATACTGCCGCTCCATTATGGGCACCCTCCTGAATATTTATACTGCAGGGCAGTAAAGCTTTCTGGCCTGCTCTCAGAGCTCGTTATAGAGAACTACGGTGTAGAAGAACTAATAAGGAGGATCGCAGACCCCTTCTGGTTCCACTCTATGTCCTTAGCTATAGGCTTCGATTGGAACTCTAGCGGTACTACTGTATTTGCACTTAGCGCTTTGAAGGATTACTTCAGCAAAAGACCCGGCGAGATCGTAATCTGTGGCGGAAAGGGAAAGAAAATGGGTAGTATGCAGGATGAACTCGAATCTGCTAGAGCCTTAGGGTTTATTACAGCAAGTGAATCCAACAAATTATCGGTGGATGCAAAGAGAGTAGCTAAAATCGATAACAATCTTTTGCAGGATGGTTTTGATATATACCTGCAGTTTCTTGTGGTCTCTTCAAAGGGTACCCAT
This genomic stretch from Thermoplasma volcanium GSS1 harbors:
- a CDS encoding DUF998 domain-containing protein, which gives rise to MQRDFYNLIFFTGIAAIICAWLTIAISIHFNPWFRINVNALSDLGGGNFISNGHPAPTYPFIYNGGLMVTALLVFSFSVLSISHVNSKVEIMGLSFFIISALFLALIGIYHEGTYPHAFVSIWFFILSSISFVTIGIGMYLVGDKKFGITIILIILASWIVYSSVRWGSVAEGEVFGISVIDIVVSIYLANLAIVRAKKVRLKT